One genomic segment of Caldimonas brevitalea includes these proteins:
- a CDS encoding response regulator, with product MQVLLVDDHPLILSALQSVIQGLGDNVVVNGVATARAAREALQRDGSYDLVLLDLHLGDANGFDLLADLRQTYPALPVVVISASDRTSDVIRAIDMGAMGFVPKRASNETLFEALRLVMSGSVYVPPMSMGMDSGGSTAAGGSGGGDYAPAGAPRGVGNAAAGVPYQTQPSLASLGLTPRQTDVLALLLQGKPNKLIARELNLSVETVKDHVAAVLRALGVNSRTQAVLAVSQITQQHGTFSTWRSPPQR from the coding sequence ATGCAAGTACTTTTGGTCGATGATCACCCCTTGATCCTGTCTGCCCTGCAGAGTGTCATCCAGGGTCTTGGCGACAACGTGGTGGTGAATGGGGTGGCGACCGCGCGCGCGGCGCGCGAGGCGTTGCAGCGCGATGGCAGCTACGACCTGGTGCTGCTCGACCTGCACCTGGGCGACGCCAACGGCTTCGACCTGCTGGCCGACCTGCGCCAGACCTACCCGGCGCTGCCGGTGGTGGTGATCTCGGCCTCCGACCGCACCAGCGACGTGATCCGTGCGATCGACATGGGCGCGATGGGGTTCGTGCCCAAGCGGGCCTCCAACGAAACCTTGTTCGAGGCGCTGCGCCTGGTGATGTCGGGCAGCGTCTACGTGCCACCGATGAGCATGGGCATGGACAGCGGTGGCAGCACCGCTGCGGGCGGTAGCGGCGGCGGTGATTACGCGCCGGCGGGGGCGCCGCGAGGCGTCGGCAATGCCGCGGCGGGGGTGCCCTACCAGACCCAGCCTTCGCTGGCGTCGCTCGGCCTCACGCCGCGCCAGACCGACGTGCTGGCGCTGCTGCTGCAGGGCAAGCCCAACAAGCTGATCGCACGCGAACTGAATTTGTCGGTCGAGACCGTCAAGGACCACGTGGCCGCCGTGCTGCGCGCCCTCGGCGTCAACTCGCGCACCCAGGCCGTGCTGGCCGTCAGCCAGATCACGCAGCAACACGGCACCTTCTCGACCTGGCGCTCGCCTCCGCAGCGCTGA
- a CDS encoding B12-binding domain-containing radical SAM protein, translating into MRVAIIAVFVDYHRRGAHHRGAMQPQIGPLIAALLPDWCEVEIINDTWEDPDWSKHYDLVILSCLHADFDRARQIGHYFARRGARTVLGGAMASDFPQLCLPYFDAVVVGDPEDTIPRIAEDARRGRLQRLYRSQATGLDDVPTPKLAPIAHKQMFPLAVEASRGCPYTCDFCVLTARGRGHVPRPVAHVVRDIVAGKAALRQAGVPGWKERLLVLYDNNLAGNLRWFRDLCLALKPLDVLWGACLTFNVIANRELLKLMYDCGCRAVFVGLETFNPAALADMCKPQNNIGKIEQAIAQSRDEGILVIAGLMISAINDDASYIRSLPERLKASGLHVPSFISFETPIPGTPLFQRLLAEPDPQFLPHANLYDFSSYTLVLQPRRSPLAEFLEAYRDTMKQVYAPTRRLSKLAHDLPRLLKRGSWTAAALDIGDMCGIAFDPVAGRTFAAGTDRLPAERVPFTADDFATEAERLDICSPTQVTDEDGRVLDAWRRRPASVVVETSYKNRIAA; encoded by the coding sequence ATGCGCGTCGCCATCATTGCCGTTTTCGTCGATTACCACCGACGCGGCGCTCACCATCGCGGCGCCATGCAACCGCAGATCGGCCCGCTGATCGCCGCGCTGCTGCCGGACTGGTGTGAGGTCGAGATCATCAACGACACCTGGGAAGACCCGGACTGGAGCAAGCACTACGACCTGGTGATCCTGTCGTGCCTGCACGCCGATTTCGACCGGGCGCGCCAGATCGGCCACTATTTCGCCCGTCGCGGCGCCCGCACGGTCCTCGGCGGCGCCATGGCCTCCGACTTCCCTCAGCTGTGCCTGCCGTACTTCGACGCCGTGGTCGTCGGCGACCCGGAAGACACGATCCCGCGCATCGCCGAAGACGCCCGGCGCGGTCGTTTGCAGCGGCTGTACCGCTCGCAGGCCACCGGGCTCGACGACGTGCCGACCCCGAAGCTCGCGCCCATCGCGCACAAGCAGATGTTTCCGCTGGCGGTCGAAGCCAGCCGGGGCTGTCCGTACACCTGCGACTTCTGCGTACTGACCGCACGCGGGCGAGGCCATGTGCCGCGGCCGGTGGCCCATGTGGTGCGCGACATCGTCGCCGGCAAGGCGGCCTTGCGGCAGGCCGGCGTGCCGGGCTGGAAAGAACGGTTGCTGGTGTTGTATGACAACAACTTGGCCGGCAACCTGCGCTGGTTCCGGGACCTGTGTCTGGCGCTCAAGCCGCTGGACGTGCTGTGGGGCGCCTGCCTGACGTTCAACGTCATCGCCAACCGCGAGCTGCTCAAGCTGATGTACGACTGCGGTTGCCGCGCGGTGTTCGTCGGGCTGGAGACCTTCAACCCGGCGGCGCTTGCGGACATGTGCAAGCCGCAGAACAACATCGGCAAGATCGAACAGGCCATCGCCCAGAGCCGGGACGAAGGCATCCTGGTGATCGCGGGCCTCATGATCAGTGCAATCAACGACGATGCGAGCTACATTCGGTCGCTGCCGGAGCGGCTCAAGGCGAGCGGTCTGCACGTGCCGAGCTTCATTTCGTTCGAGACGCCGATTCCGGGTACCCCCTTGTTCCAGCGCTTGCTGGCCGAGCCCGACCCCCAGTTTCTGCCCCATGCCAATCTCTACGACTTCAGCTCGTACACCCTGGTGCTGCAGCCCCGTCGCAGCCCCCTGGCGGAGTTTCTCGAGGCGTATCGCGACACCATGAAGCAGGTCTACGCCCCGACCCGGCGCCTGTCGAAGCTCGCGCACGATCTGCCGCGTTTGCTCAAGCGCGGCTCCTGGACCGCTGCCGCGCTCGACATCGGCGACATGTGTGGCATCGCCTTCGATCCGGTGGCCGGCCGCACCTTCGCCGCGGGGACCGACCGCCTGCCGGCCGAGCGCGTGCCGTTCACCGCCGACGATTTCGCCACCGAGGCCGAGCGCCTGGACATCTGCAGCCCGACCCAGGTCACCGACGAGGACGGCCGGGTGCTGGACGCCTGGCGGCGCCGGCCGGCTTCCGTCGTGGTCGAAACATCCTATAAAAACAGAATCGCGGCCTGA
- a CDS encoding MaoC family dehydratase, which yields MNTFENLQDLESQVGQPLGTSDWISVDQARINQFAEATGDHQWIHLDAERAKQGPFGTTIAHGFLTLSLLPAFFASGFEVRNSRMGVNYGLNKVRFPAPVPVNSRLRAHFKLLSYETVDNGGVQLTVEVSVEREGSPKPVCVAESITRRYP from the coding sequence ATGAACACCTTCGAGAACCTGCAAGACCTTGAATCCCAGGTCGGACAACCGCTCGGCACCAGCGACTGGATCAGCGTCGACCAGGCCCGCATCAACCAGTTCGCCGAGGCCACCGGCGACCACCAGTGGATCCACCTCGATGCCGAGCGCGCCAAGCAAGGCCCGTTCGGTACCACCATCGCGCACGGCTTCCTGACGCTCAGCCTGCTGCCGGCCTTCTTCGCGAGCGGGTTCGAGGTGCGCAACTCGCGCATGGGCGTCAACTACGGCCTCAACAAGGTGCGCTTTCCGGCGCCGGTGCCGGTGAACAGCCGGCTGCGCGCGCATTTCAAGCTGCTGTCGTACGAGACCGTCGACAACGGCGGCGTGCAGCTGACGGTCGAGGTGAGCGTCGAGCGCGAAGGTTCGCCCAAGCCGGTGTGCGTCGCCGAGTCGATCACGCGGCGCTATCCCTGA
- a CDS encoding NAD(P)H-dependent oxidoreductase, producing MAQDPSETPPQQPPEPRIVLLAAHPHLHLSNVTRSLLAAARALPPEVVQVRDLYALYPDYLIDVGAEQAALASAQLVVWLHPLQWYSMPPLMKLWLDEVLTYGWAYGRSGDHLRGKDVWLVTSTGGPESSYHPGSYNRYFFDAFLPPYEQTAVLCGMRFLPPLVLHGAQTVDAGTLRGHVQVFRERLASYPDWPELAQLDVCPACEVPPSARPAA from the coding sequence ATGGCCCAAGACCCGTCCGAGACCCCGCCCCAGCAACCGCCCGAGCCCCGCATCGTGCTGCTGGCCGCGCACCCGCACCTGCACCTCTCCAACGTCACCCGCAGCCTGCTCGCGGCCGCCCGCGCGCTGCCGCCGGAGGTGGTGCAGGTGCGCGACCTCTACGCCCTCTACCCGGACTACCTGATCGACGTGGGAGCCGAGCAGGCCGCGCTGGCCAGTGCCCAGCTGGTGGTGTGGCTGCACCCGCTGCAGTGGTACAGCATGCCACCGCTGATGAAGCTGTGGCTGGACGAGGTGCTCACCTATGGCTGGGCCTACGGGCGTAGCGGCGATCACCTGCGGGGCAAGGACGTGTGGCTGGTGACCTCCACCGGCGGCCCGGAAAGCTCCTACCACCCCGGCAGCTACAACCGCTATTTCTTCGACGCCTTCTTGCCGCCTTACGAGCAAACCGCCGTCTTGTGCGGCATGCGCTTCTTGCCGCCGCTGGTGCTGCACGGCGCGCAGACCGTCGACGCCGGCACGCTGCGCGGGCATGTGCAGGTGTTTCGAGAGCGTCTGGCGAGCTACCCCGACTGGCCGGAACTGGCGCAGCTTGACGTCTGCCCGGCGTGTGAGGTCCCGCCTTCCGCCCGCCCCGCCGCTTGA
- a CDS encoding ParA family protein, translating to MPVIVVANPKGGVGKSTLATHVAAYFAHQGHQVMLGDVDRQQSSRTWLSLRPSQAVPILGWEVRQQTRLTPPKGTTHAVLDTPAGLHGKRLDHVMQLADRILVPLQPSIFDIYATRAFLDEVLAHRKSSRVPVGLVGMRVREGTIAADQLKAFVATLEVPVVAYLRDTQHYIQLAAHGLTLWDVAPSRVEKDLAQWRPIVDWLQGAPAPSPASST from the coding sequence ATGCCGGTGATCGTGGTAGCCAATCCCAAGGGCGGCGTCGGCAAGTCGACGCTGGCCACCCATGTCGCCGCCTATTTTGCGCACCAGGGGCACCAGGTGATGCTGGGCGATGTCGACCGCCAGCAGTCGTCGCGCACCTGGCTGTCGCTGCGCCCGTCGCAGGCGGTGCCCATCCTCGGCTGGGAGGTGCGGCAGCAAACCCGGTTGACGCCGCCCAAGGGCACGACACACGCGGTGCTCGACACGCCCGCCGGCCTGCACGGCAAGCGCCTCGACCATGTGATGCAGCTGGCCGACCGCATCCTGGTGCCCTTGCAGCCCAGCATCTTCGACATCTACGCGACGCGCGCCTTCCTCGACGAGGTGCTGGCGCACCGCAAGTCGAGCCGGGTGCCGGTGGGCCTGGTCGGCATGCGGGTGCGCGAGGGCACCATTGCGGCCGACCAGCTGAAGGCCTTCGTCGCGACGCTGGAGGTGCCGGTGGTCGCTTACCTGCGCGACACGCAGCACTACATCCAGCTGGCAGCACACGGCCTCACGTTGTGGGACGTCGCGCCGAGTCGGGTCGAAAAAGACCTGGCCCAATGGCGCCCGATCGTCGACTGGCTACAAGGCGCTCCTGCTCCTTCTCCTGCTTCTTCCACTTGA
- a CDS encoding hybrid sensor histidine kinase/response regulator, producing the protein MSDTTTKTLPAPAQTLAPPADRGGDWPDHVRNLYAYSASSLGGNLIGAVVVLLLYAGQADTLTLSLWGLCFAAQWLYRFWIARRFFAIQTQPDTDFRLWRQRWVIGVFASGATWGTASWLLYSAGGAIQQIGLILTVYSFCVASVPVLAEQRTVFLIFIGLCFVPTVMAIAVEGSLYSLELAGVLLLVMGMTAVLGRNYRQAMDRVIELKTRTEQLLEQLRLEKAAADEARRAAEVANRAKTQFFAAASHDLRQPLHAVGLFAEALRNKSRDEEVIQLVNSINSSVDALEGLFSELLDITKIDTGAVESRPQNFSLRELFARLRLHYEPTAFEKGLDLKFRGEQHFAYADPVLVDRILRNLISNAIRYTEDGGVLVSCRQRGDRLLLQVWDSGVGIRESEQARVFEEFYQVQPDHPLPANQRKGLGLGLAIVRRLAGLMAAPLTLRSRPGHGTVFSLEVPVGRAVRATETSSSRAPLGLTLDRRLIVVVEDEPAVRDGLEVLLKGWGATVAAFDAVAECRSWAEQAHQQGQRPDLVIVDYRIDQNSTGIDALVVLRQQFGDDVPAIMVTGSSTAGLETEAGKYNFHLLIKPVVPNKLRAMIAFKLGVRSK; encoded by the coding sequence ATGAGCGACACCACCACCAAGACCCTGCCCGCGCCGGCGCAGACCCTCGCGCCCCCGGCGGATCGCGGCGGCGACTGGCCGGACCATGTCCGCAACCTGTATGCGTATTCGGCGTCCAGCCTGGGCGGCAACCTGATCGGCGCGGTGGTCGTCCTGCTCCTGTATGCCGGGCAGGCCGACACGCTGACGCTGTCGCTGTGGGGCCTGTGCTTCGCGGCCCAGTGGCTTTACCGGTTCTGGATCGCGCGGCGCTTCTTCGCGATCCAGACCCAGCCCGACACCGACTTCCGGCTGTGGCGCCAGCGCTGGGTGATCGGCGTGTTCGCCTCCGGCGCCACCTGGGGCACCGCGTCGTGGCTGCTGTACAGCGCCGGCGGCGCGATCCAGCAGATCGGGCTGATCCTGACGGTCTACAGCTTCTGTGTCGCCTCGGTTCCGGTGCTGGCCGAGCAGCGCACCGTGTTCCTGATCTTCATCGGGCTGTGTTTCGTGCCGACCGTGATGGCGATCGCCGTCGAAGGCTCGCTCTACAGCCTGGAGCTGGCCGGTGTGCTGTTGCTGGTGATGGGCATGACGGCGGTGCTGGGCCGCAACTACCGCCAGGCGATGGACCGGGTGATCGAACTGAAGACGCGCACCGAGCAGCTGCTCGAACAACTGCGCCTCGAGAAGGCGGCCGCCGACGAGGCACGCCGCGCCGCCGAAGTCGCCAACCGCGCCAAGACGCAGTTCTTCGCCGCTGCCAGCCACGACCTGCGCCAGCCCTTGCATGCGGTGGGCCTGTTTGCGGAGGCCTTGCGCAACAAGAGCCGCGACGAAGAAGTGATCCAGCTCGTCAACAGCATCAACAGCTCGGTCGACGCGCTGGAGGGCCTGTTCAGCGAACTGCTCGACATCACCAAGATCGACACCGGCGCGGTCGAGTCGCGTCCGCAGAACTTCAGCTTGCGCGAGCTGTTCGCGCGGCTGCGGCTGCACTATGAGCCGACCGCCTTCGAGAAAGGCCTGGACCTCAAGTTCCGCGGCGAGCAGCACTTCGCCTACGCCGACCCGGTGCTGGTCGACCGCATCCTGCGCAACCTCATCTCGAACGCCATCCGCTATACCGAAGACGGTGGCGTGCTGGTGTCGTGCCGCCAGCGCGGCGACCGGTTGTTGTTGCAGGTGTGGGACTCGGGCGTGGGCATCCGCGAATCCGAACAGGCGCGGGTGTTCGAAGAGTTCTACCAGGTGCAGCCCGACCATCCGCTGCCGGCCAACCAGCGCAAGGGCCTGGGGCTGGGCCTGGCCATCGTGCGGCGTCTGGCCGGCCTGATGGCGGCACCGCTGACCTTGCGATCGCGGCCCGGTCACGGCACGGTGTTCTCGCTCGAGGTGCCGGTGGGGCGGGCGGTGCGTGCCACCGAAACCTCGAGCTCGCGGGCACCGCTGGGCTTGACGCTGGACCGGCGTTTGATCGTGGTGGTCGAGGACGAACCCGCCGTGCGCGACGGCCTCGAGGTGTTGCTCAAGGGCTGGGGCGCGACGGTGGCCGCCTTCGACGCGGTGGCCGAGTGCCGCAGCTGGGCCGAGCAGGCGCACCAGCAGGGCCAGCGGCCCGATCTGGTGATCGTCGACTACCGCATCGACCAGAACAGCACCGGCATCGACGCGCTGGTGGTGCTGCGTCAGCAGTTCGGTGACGACGTGCCGGCCATCATGGTGACCGGCAGCAGCACCGCCGGCCTCGAGACCGAGGCGGGCAAGTACAACTTCCATTTGCTGATCAAGCCGGTGGTGCCGAACAAGTTGCGCGCGATGATCGCGTTCAAGCTCGGCGTACGCAGCAAATGA